From Lonchura striata isolate bLonStr1 chromosome 3, bLonStr1.mat, whole genome shotgun sequence, one genomic window encodes:
- the TMEM200A gene encoding transmembrane protein 200A, whose product MIATGGVITGLAALKRQDSARSQQHVNLAGVPVPEEKKPVRRRPRTDVVIVRGKIRLYSPSGFFLVLGVLIAFFGIAMAILGYWPQKEQLLGSEDNPSVNETRTPRSQGSILLRFFEQHVHSDKMKMLGPFTMGIGIFIFICANAILHENRDKETKIIHMRDIYSTVIDIHTLRIREQKQLSGAFTGLLGEAELRHSGSSCASRLAANTVAPFSGFKSNLRMDSSAEEDEITLNEDRTTSSLLPPLLAEQSGSVFGLYPHSSKASDDKNTNSIKCETKSIVSSSISAFTLPVIKLNNCVIDEPSIDNISEDSEITRSQSRNLSMDSLAIPLTDTNESYRPAASMLPRHNSFVDTPSDPFKSSMTLGPSSGKLLSPGAARKQFGSNTSLHLLSSHSKSLDLDRGPSTLTVQAEQRKHPSWPRLDRSNSKGYMKLENKEDPMDRLLVPQAAAKKDFTNKEKLLMISRSHNNLSFEHDEFLSNNLKRGTSETRF is encoded by the coding sequence ATGATAGCAACCGGAGGAGTCATAACAGGACTGGCTGCCTTAAAAAGGCAAGACTCTGCCAGATCTCAGCAACATGTAAATCTTGCTGGAGTACCAGTTCCTGAGGAGAAGAAACCCGTTAGACGCCGGCCCAGGACAGATGTGGTAATTGTCAGGGGCAAAATCCGTCTCTATTCTCCATCGGGATTCTTTCTTGTTTTGGGAGTGCTTATCGCATTCTTTGGAATTGCAATGGCCATCCTTGGATACTGGCCCCAGAAGGAACAGCTGTTAGGATCTGAAGATAATCCATCTGTAAATGAAACCCGGACCCCGAGAAGCCAAGGAAGCATTCTGCTCCGCTTCTTTGAACAGCACGTGCACTCGGATAAGATGAAAATGCTGGGCCCTTTCACTATGGGCATTGGAATCTTCATTTTCATTTGTGCAAATGCCATTCTGCATGAAAACCGtgacaaggaaacaaaaataatacacATGAGAGACATATACTCCACTGTAATAGACATCCACACCCTGAGAATCAGGGAACAAAAGCAGCTGAGTGGTGCCTTCACTGGCTTGTTGGGGGAAGCAGAACTCCGGCACAGCGGGAGCTCCTGTGCATCACGGCTGGCTGCAAACACAGTTGCGCCTTTCTCTGGCTTCAAGAGTAATCTTAGAATGGATAGTTCTGCTGAAGAAGATGAGATTACCCTAAATGAAGATAGGACCACTAGTAGTCTCCTGCCACCTCTGCTGGCTGAGCAGTCTGGTTCAGTCTTTGGACTTTACCCTCACTCCAGCAAGGCTTCAGATGACAAAAACACTAACTCTATAAAGTGTGAAACAAAATCCATTGTATCTTCTTCCATTAGTGCTTTCACACTGCCAGTAATTAAACTGAATAACTGTGTTATCGATGAACCCAGTATAGACAACATAAGTGAGGATTCAGAGATCACCAGGAGTCAGTCTAGAAATCTGTCAATGGATTCTCTGGCCATTCCACTGACTGATACCAATGAATCCTACAGACCAGCTGCTTCCATGCTGCCACGACACAATTCCTTTGTGGACACTCCATCTGATCCCTTCAAATCTTCTATGACTCTTGGACCAAGCTCAGGAAAGCTTTTatctcctggtgctgccaggAAGCAGTTTGGTTCTAACACATCTTTGCATCTTCTGTCTTCACATTCTAAATCCCTGGACTTGGACAGGGGTCCGTCTACGCTCACTGTCCAAGCTGAACAAAGGAAACACCCCAGCTGGCCCAGACTGGATCGGAGCAACAGTAAAGGCTATATGAAACTAGAAAACAAGGAGGACCCAATGGATAGGTTACTTGTGCCACAAGCAGCAGCCAAGAAAGACTTTACTAATAAGGAAAAGCTTCTTATGATATCAAGATCTCATAATAATTTGAGTTTTGAACATGATGAGTTTTTGAGTAACAACCTGAAGCGAGGAACTTCTGAAACAagattttaa